In Gopherus evgoodei ecotype Sinaloan lineage chromosome 10, rGopEvg1_v1.p, whole genome shotgun sequence, a single window of DNA contains:
- the LOC115658871 gene encoding uncharacterized protein LOC115658871 isoform X2, with amino-acid sequence MYFLVILAFLGRITGETFFRHYENGNFTLKCNGTVANEKETIWYEAEESLQEFQVINYCSNQQPKVINGPNKCSDKTKCTNQLSTSDSKGGGVFACEQFINTGTSQTCPLFTNVTHCRHYNFFIVVIINMTADKETFETIPSKSHDNHLVEEESNITLSCEFQMKQPKQTFVIYWIKYTETSKCLFSAAREQYTLSYNTHCCIDEMIEGRLVNYTSLDSEEKHVVHNMTILNVTDSDSGTYLCVVNSWARNKHVWKIANNLSIEVRNQAIPCKPPAQLPRAQAALEISGDECSPYAVSSSKDFQRNEVLYSLATSPYEDPNAAYCTVGNTATSGKGTGDEIHTVYAVVPQ; translated from the exons ATGTATTTTTTGGTGATCCTGGCTTTTCTAGGACGAATTACGG GTGAGACTTTCTTTCGTCattatgaaaatggaaatttCACACTTAAGTGCAATGGAACAGTGGCTAATGAGAAGGAAACAATTTGGTATGAAGCTGAAGAATCTCTGCAAGAATTCCAAGTAATCAACTACTGCAGTAATCAACAGCCCAAAGTAATCAATGGACCAAACAAATGCTCTGATAAAACAAAGTGTACAAACCAATTATCAACTTCTGATTCCAAAGGTGGTGGGGTATTTGCATGCGAGCAATTTATAAATACTGGAACGTCACAGACTTGCCCACTTTTTACCAATGTGACTCACTGCAGACATTATAACTTTTTTATTGTGGTGATAATAAACATGACCGCAG ATAAGGAGACATTTGAGACCATTCCGTCAAAATCACACGATAATCATTTAGTAGAAGAAGAAAGTAACATCACTCTCTCTTGTGAATTTCAAATGAAGcaaccaaaacaaacatttgttaTATATTGGATCAAATATACAGAAACAAGCAAATGCCTGTTTTCTGCTGCGAGAGAGCAGTATACTTTGTCGTATAATACACATTGCTGTATTGATGAGATGATCGAAGGACGACTAGTGAACTATACAAGCTTAGATTCAGAAGAGAAACATGTAGTCCATAATATGACCATCTTGAATGTTACTGACTCTGACAGTGGAACTTATTTATGTGTTGTAAATTCCTGGGCAAGAAATAAACATGTGTGGAAGATTGCAAATAACCTTTCTATAGAAGTGAGGAATCAAGCCATTCCAT GCAAGCCACCTGCACAACTTCCCAG AGCTCAGGCTGCTCTTGAAATTTCTGGAGATGAAT GTTCCCCGTACGCAGTGAGCAGCAGCAAAGACTTTCAAAGAAATGAAGTATTGTATTCACTTGCAACGAGCCCATATGAGGACCCAAATGCAGCCTATTGTACAGTGGGTAACACTGCAACATCTGGCAAGGGGACAGGAGATGAAATTCATACAGTCTATGCAGTGGTGCCACAATAG
- the LOC115658871 gene encoding uncharacterized protein LOC115658871 isoform X1, with protein sequence MYFLVILAFLGRITGETFFRHYENGNFTLKCNGTVANEKETIWYEAEESLQEFQVINYCSNQQPKVINGPNKCSDKTKCTNQLSTSDSKGGGVFACEQFINTGTSQTCPLFTNVTHCRHYNFFIVVIINMTADKETFETIPSKSHDNHLVEEESNITLSCEFQMKQPKQTFVIYWIKYTETSKCLFSAAREQYTLSYNTHCCIDEMIEGRLVNYTSLDSEEKHVVHNMTILNVTDSDSGTYLCVVNSWARNKHVWKIANNLSIEVRNQAIPSSASVTLYAATGLIVGIIIISGIAWLIYKKKIKSKGKPPAQLPRAQAALEISGDECSPYAVSSSKDFQRNEVLYSLATSPYEDPNAAYCTVGNTATSGKGTGDEIHTVYAVVPQ encoded by the exons ATGTATTTTTTGGTGATCCTGGCTTTTCTAGGACGAATTACGG GTGAGACTTTCTTTCGTCattatgaaaatggaaatttCACACTTAAGTGCAATGGAACAGTGGCTAATGAGAAGGAAACAATTTGGTATGAAGCTGAAGAATCTCTGCAAGAATTCCAAGTAATCAACTACTGCAGTAATCAACAGCCCAAAGTAATCAATGGACCAAACAAATGCTCTGATAAAACAAAGTGTACAAACCAATTATCAACTTCTGATTCCAAAGGTGGTGGGGTATTTGCATGCGAGCAATTTATAAATACTGGAACGTCACAGACTTGCCCACTTTTTACCAATGTGACTCACTGCAGACATTATAACTTTTTTATTGTGGTGATAATAAACATGACCGCAG ATAAGGAGACATTTGAGACCATTCCGTCAAAATCACACGATAATCATTTAGTAGAAGAAGAAAGTAACATCACTCTCTCTTGTGAATTTCAAATGAAGcaaccaaaacaaacatttgttaTATATTGGATCAAATATACAGAAACAAGCAAATGCCTGTTTTCTGCTGCGAGAGAGCAGTATACTTTGTCGTATAATACACATTGCTGTATTGATGAGATGATCGAAGGACGACTAGTGAACTATACAAGCTTAGATTCAGAAGAGAAACATGTAGTCCATAATATGACCATCTTGAATGTTACTGACTCTGACAGTGGAACTTATTTATGTGTTGTAAATTCCTGGGCAAGAAATAAACATGTGTGGAAGATTGCAAATAACCTTTCTATAGAAGTGAGGAATCAAGCCATTCCAT CCTCTGCTTCTGTGACATTGTATGCCGCCACAGGATTGATCGTAGGGATTATTATCATCAGTGGGATAGCGTGGTTGATctataaaaagaaaatcaaatcaaaAG GCAAGCCACCTGCACAACTTCCCAG AGCTCAGGCTGCTCTTGAAATTTCTGGAGATGAAT GTTCCCCGTACGCAGTGAGCAGCAGCAAAGACTTTCAAAGAAATGAAGTATTGTATTCACTTGCAACGAGCCCATATGAGGACCCAAATGCAGCCTATTGTACAGTGGGTAACACTGCAACATCTGGCAAGGGGACAGGAGATGAAATTCATACAGTCTATGCAGTGGTGCCACAATAG